The stretch of DNA GGACTCAATGGGCGGAGATTCCGTCTCCGCAACTTCTGTGTTTTCAGTATCTAACTCAACTGGAGGATCAGAGAATAGCATCTCCCCAAATGGAACACGGTAAGATACTCGTTCAAATTTgccttcttgttgaagttgaaTGGCTTTTTTGATGATCTTTTTGCTTCTCTTGCTTAGCTGATAACGCGATTTCATACCCGTTAACCCTCTATGGATACAAACTTCTGAAACATTTGCCGCGTCTGAATGAAGGTAATGTCTTTCGTTCTTGATATTTTCAACCTCTCTTAGCCAGTTTTCCACAACAGGCCCAATTCTTTCTAAATTCCTCCGGGCCTCATCAACCTGCAGCTGAACCCCGACTTCCGTGCGTAGCAGCTTGTCAACTTCACATTGCAGGTCCTTGATGTTGTTGCCGTAGCAACACATGTAGTTGAATTGGCGCTTGATTGGGGGCACCAAGTACTCTCCTAATTTTGCTACGACGCTGAGAATACCACCAAGAATCATTAAAAATGCAGCCATTTGTTACTCCTCTTTCTGCTTTTTTCCCCTTTTTCGATTGCTTCGAAAATAAGAGACGACTTTACAGGTGAAAGAAACACAAAACAATGCAATCGCGGGGCGGAGTTAAACCGTACCAGCAATTTTACTAAtaaaaagaagaagagaaaatCAGAGAGCAGTATGTATGCTAATGTGATTTAGATGCAAAGAAATGACTTTCTCGATGATTCTGTAAAATTGTGATTCAAGAATGAACTGGATGAAGTTTACTTTTCGTTTAGAGACCATAAAAGTCTTCGATTTTGTTAATCAGAAAGACACCCTGTAACCAGGGATAGGCAATTTCCCCGTTTGAAGTTTTTTCAAATCTCAAATAAACAAGAGACGTATGATAATGTTATCTTATTTTTGAACTCGTCTTGAAATTTTCgataataatatcaatattattaataataatgattcttttaaataatttaaaaaaactcAAATTCATAACATTCAATCTAATTCGTCACTTCATGATAATTACGTGgtttcatcttttttttttattaaaactatGAATTAAAAAGTTTGTGTTGTTGAAGTAATATTAgtatttatatatgtaattcGATTATCGTATCAATATTCTTTAAGTAAATTTGAagacttttttttttgttaattcaACCGTTATTTGAAGCGGTAATGTGGATATTGGTTTAATTCAATCAGGTCGAAGATGATGATGTCAAATTGAGACCATCTCGTTATCATTTCTAGATTATTTGAAGCGAGATTTAATCTCTACGAAGTCGGGATGAGAGTTTTCAGGCCAATCAGATAGAACCGGGTATGAGGCTCGATGAAGACTTAATCTACGTGGTGATTAAATGAGAATATCCGATTAGAAAAAAAACGGAGATTAGGGCGACATCCCCGCCCCCAACCAATTGTCATCCCTACCTATAACATATGTTGGTTGACATTCTTTTGTCAATTTTATGCAAATATCAGGGGAATGGTTCAGTCAAGTCAAATCATgatgaaatgttattttgtaCAAAAATACCATAGAATCAACTCAAAAGTCGAAAAACTTAAATTTCATTTTCCTACCATCGAATACGTTTGCGTTGGTTCTTGGCATTCCAAAGGAGTTGGATCATATTTTTTATGGAACACTAGAAAGACGTGTGGTTGTTTAAGTACACTTTTACTTCTTTTTTTGTTATCTTCAAGCCAGATAATtcttttttgaataaaaaattgaacaGAGACTCGATGCTCGAAAGTTTGATGATTCAAGCTCAacttgataatattttattgctATTTCAGCATATGCAAAAATATAATACGAATTAacgttggtcccacgtgcggaatttgggATAATAAaagccgaaaataaagaataaactggacaccgagatttacttggaaaacccctaaaaattattaggataaaaaccataggcaaaatgaaaagaattccactataatattttgggGTGTACAattcactcactgtgtttctaaagagaacacacactctcttaatacaggagaacaaacacctcacaaatattatagaactaagcacttaaATGCTatatgagagaaaactcgaagaagggataaATGAAATGATCGAATTGTGTCTCTATTATAATCAAATTTTGAGTGTGAAACCGCGTGCATTTATTAATTTCGTATGAAATTTCGTTTCTTCAACAACCTGCAAAATAAGACCCGTCATTTCCACAAAATACGTCACCACAGGAAATGCATTTAATGAATTCCTATTtgccgacatttctcccacttgaagatttgattgagaatcaaacacatctccacatatcttttcaatcttgccattacctgctgcttacgtttccgttaggccacttgaggatctacaccactcaaacttatcagtgttcactggcttggtcagaaaatcagctatgttatcCTTTGTATGGATCTTTTGAATATCCacgcttccttcttctactacttctcgcacaaaatgaaattgtactccaatgtgtttcgtcctggaatgaaaggctgtattccttgcgatgtgcaaggcactctgactatcacaaaacaaaggaacattctcttgtttgtgtccgatttcctccaataaccttttaatccatattgcctccttgaaaccttgagtagctgccatgtattctgcctctgttgtagataacgccacaactgtctgcagttttgaaacccaaCTTACAACTCCtcctgcaagtgtaaacacataaccagtagtagattttttcttatcaggatcacctgcataatctgaatcgacataacctctgagtgtaaaatccgatcctccataacataatgcagcattcgaagtacccttaatgtatctaaggatcctcttaacagtgctccaataCTTTCGttcaggattcgccatataccgactaactgctcccactgcttgagcaatgtccggtcttgtatatatcatggcgaacatcaaacttcccactgctgatgcatgtgatactcgagacatctctatctactctgcttcactgctaggacacaaatctgaggataacttgaagttaacaggaataggggtcgaaattggcttactattttgcatgttgaagcgttgcaagactttcttcaaataatttttctgggaaagccaaatctttctgttacttctgtctcggtgaactttcatccctagaatcttgtttgctggtcccaagtccttcatatcaaattccctagccaactgtgccttcaatccttggacctaatctttgttggggcctgctaccaacatgtcgtccacatacaacagcaaaatgatataatcatcaccagacctcttgaaatacgtacaagggtctgcactcaatctgttgtatccaaggctcatgatataggaatcaaatctcttgtacccaCACCTCGGcacctgtttgagaccgtacaaagatttgttcaacctgcaaaccaagcTCTCTTTGCCCttttccgcaaaaccttctggctggagcatatagatttcttcttcaagatctccatgaagaaacgcTATTTttacatctagctgttctagatgtaggtcaaacactgCACACAATGCCAATactactctgactgttgtaagccgaaccacatgagaaaatatctcattgaattcaatgccttctttctgagcatacccttttaccaccaacctagcacgataccgctc from Primulina eburnea isolate SZY01 unplaced genomic scaffold, ASM2296580v1 ctg312_ERROPOS121453, whole genome shotgun sequence encodes:
- the LOC140820939 gene encoding disease resistance protein SUMM2-like; translation: MAAFLMILGGILSVVAKLGEYLVPPIKRQFNYMCCYGNNIKDLQCEVDKLLRTEVGVQLQVDEARRNLERIGPVVENWLREVENIKNERHYLHSDAANVSEVCIHRGLTGMKSRYQLSKRSKKIIKKAIQLQQEGKFERVSYRVPFGEMLFSDPPVELDTENTEVAETESPPIESDNRFLTRKSVEEKIIATLQDRDVKIVGLCGMGGVGKTTMVRRIGKLVKEKKMFDVIVMAVVTQHPDKKRIQNQIAELLDFELEAEDESIRGTLLRKRILGIKESLSY